AAGTATTTGACCGCCAGATTATAGTCAATGCTTTGCAAAGATTTTTTCAAAACAAGCAAATCAACTGCTTTGTCTTCATCAAGTGGAGAATGTCTTCCAAGTCCAAAGTCAATGAAAACTAATTGATCATCTCTAAGCATTATATTCGATGTGGTAATGTCTCCATGAATAATGTCTGCTGAGTGAAGCTTTGAGATTTCACGGCCTATTCTGAATGCCAAATCCTCATCAATAATATCTTTAACAATTATTCCATCGATTTCTTCCATCAATATTGATTTATCTTCTAGATTAACATCATACAATACAGGTGTAACAACACCCGCCCTTTTAGCATCGGATAATAGCTTAGCTTCAAGCTTACATCTGGACTTTCTAATTTTATTGTCAATTTCAGGAATCCTATATCCTTTAGGAACTCTATCCTTCAAGACTGCAGGTTCACCTAAATAGTGTGATTTAACAATATTCGATTCGGCACCCTTAGCTATCAAATCGTCGCTTAATTTCAAGTAGCTTTTGGAATTATCAATCCAAGGAATATCAACTTCATCAGTTCTGAACTTCTGGATAATTCCTGTATCAGCCAAATCCATTGGACCGAATTCCTTACACATCAGCAAGCCAAGCCATGCAATCATGACACCATTATCACCGCATAACTTCATTTCAGGCATGTAAAATTTGGCACCGTGCTCTTCAGACATTGTCTTAAGCATTTCTCTCAATCTAGAATTTGCAGAAACCCCTCCGCATAGCATAACTTCATCCTTTTGTGTGTGAGACAGCGCCCTTTCAGTTACTTCAACAAGCATGGAAAAAGCGGTTTCCTGAAGGGAAAAGCATATATCCTCCATCGGTGTTCCTTTCTCAGCTTCTCTCAATGCAGCGGACAACAATCCTGAAAATGAAAAATCCATGCCTTTTACAATATACGGCAAGTCAATATAGGAACCTTGTTTGGCCAATTTTTCAATGACAGGTCCTCCAGGATGACCCAGGCCGGTCTCACGACCAAAGTGATCAAGACAATTACCAACGGCTATATCCAAAGTTTCGCCAAAAATCCTATATCTTCCGCTTTCATAGGCAATAACCTGGCTGTTTCCCCCACTTACATAAAGTGATACCGGATTGACAGCACCAGTGTCAAGTTTTCCAACTTCAACATGTCCAATACAATGATTAACACCAATTATTGGCTTGTTTAATGACAGCGCTAAAGTCCTTGCAGAAGTTGCAACAATTCTTAAAGCAGGACCGAGTCCCGGACCTTGTGAAAATGAAACTAAATCAATGTCCTCATATGAAAGACCGGATTCCTCGATAGCCTGAGGAATCAATTTAGGAATCCAATGCGCATGATGTTCGGCCGCAATTCTAGGATGAATACCGCCTTCCTCTGGAAATAGCTGTTTTCCAGCCATGGCAAGAATATTTCCATCACTGTCCACAATGCCCACACCTGTTTTTTCTGCAGTCCCTTCAATTCCCAAACTAATCAAGATTATCAACTGAAAAAATTAATTAATTAGTATATATTACTTAAGAATATAAAAATATTTTTTAAATTTAAAAAACATAAGTGAAAGTATGGGATTTTATAGTGCTAATACTCCAGAACAAAAAAGGGTTAAAAAATTAACCGGAGATATTAACATCAGCGATATGTTTAAAAACGAATGTGAAACTCGTGGAATTCCAATTTACAATGCATATAACATTCAAAAAAGGTTACTTCACGAAGTAGAGCAAGAACAGCTTCATGGTGTTAAAGAAGTCGATGACAGATTGATGGAATTACTTGATGAAAGGTCAAAAAATAAGGTGACACACAGATATGTGGACTTTATTTCAAATGAGGACAGCGCTTCAAGAGGAGTCATACCACCAAGATCCGATGAAAAGGCAGCACAATCTCAAGAAGAAAAAACATCACTACCTCCAAAAGACCAAATTAGAATTCCTCCAAGAGCAAGAGACGGACAAGAGTTCTATAGAGATGACGAACTGCCGGAAATTGAAATGCTTAAAAAAATCATGCTTCAAAACAAGAAAATTATTAATCAGAATAAAATTATCATAGATTTGTTGAAAAAACAAGGTGAAAACAATGATTGAAGGAATTAAAACTTATGGATCTGATGAATTGACCAAAAAACTACAAGAATGTGACGATCCAGTCTTTTTAATTACA
This sequence is a window from Methanobrevibacter sp.. Protein-coding genes within it:
- a CDS encoding bifunctional N(6)-L-threonylcarbamoyladenine synthase/serine/threonine protein kinase; translation: MIILISLGIEGTAEKTGVGIVDSDGNILAMAGKQLFPEEGGIHPRIAAEHHAHWIPKLIPQAIEESGLSYEDIDLVSFSQGPGLGPALRIVATSARTLALSLNKPIIGVNHCIGHVEVGKLDTGAVNPVSLYVSGGNSQVIAYESGRYRIFGETLDIAVGNCLDHFGRETGLGHPGGPVIEKLAKQGSYIDLPYIVKGMDFSFSGLLSAALREAEKGTPMEDICFSLQETAFSMLVEVTERALSHTQKDEVMLCGGVSANSRLREMLKTMSEEHGAKFYMPEMKLCGDNGVMIAWLGLLMCKEFGPMDLADTGIIQKFRTDEVDIPWIDNSKSYLKLSDDLIAKGAESNIVKSHYLGEPAVLKDRVPKGYRIPEIDNKIRKSRCKLEAKLLSDAKRAGVVTPVLYDVNLEDKSILMEEIDGIIVKDIIDEDLAFRIGREISKLHSADIIHGDITTSNIMLRDDQLVFIDFGLGRHSPLDEDKAVDLLVLKKSLQSIDYNLAVKYFDLVLKGYNNDKVASHIADIESRGRYTH